A DNA window from Halorussus salinus contains the following coding sequences:
- a CDS encoding type II toxin-antitoxin system VapC family toxin, whose translation MKVFVDTNIFIAASVDEPGRGDLATEFLNQDYDYCTTVFNVMEFRTVLAKKKQVEQGRVEARLEDISKSVDIFVPDIGEIIDAYELQADLLLYPMDCLTLAMADGEDAPLVTFDAELLENGAKSPDEFL comes from the coding sequence ATGAAGGTCTTCGTCGATACGAACATCTTCATCGCCGCGTCCGTGGACGAACCGGGTCGTGGTGATCTCGCTACCGAGTTTTTGAATCAAGACTACGACTACTGCACGACGGTATTCAACGTGATGGAGTTCCGGACTGTACTGGCGAAGAAAAAACAGGTCGAACAGGGGCGAGTAGAAGCCCGTCTTGAAGACATTTCCAAATCGGTCGATATTTTTGTCCCCGATATTGGAGAGATCATTGACGCGTACGAACTCCAAGCAGATTTGCTCCTCTATCCGATGGACTGTCTAACGCTCGCTATGGCAGACGGCGAGGATGCACCCCTTGTGACGTTTGACGCCGAACTACTGGAGAACGGTGCGAAGTCTCCAGACGAATTCTTGTAA
- the lpdA gene encoding dihydrolipoyl dehydrogenase, producing the protein MVVGDISTGTDVLVIGAGPGGYVAAIRAGQLDLDVTLVEKDAYGGTCLNYGCIPSKAMITASDLAHEAGHAEEMGIYADPEVEMDEMVGWKDGVVDQLTGGVEKLAKANGVELMEGRAEFADENKARVVHGGEGQGSETVEFEHAIVSTGSRPIEVPGFDFGDDPVLDSRQALALDEVPESLVIVGAGYIGMELAGVFAKLGTDVTVVEMLDSVLPGYEEDLARPVKQKAEELDIDFHFGEAASEWEESGDGITVMTEDEEGTVSEFGAEKVLVAVGREPVTDTLELDNAGVETDENGFVPTDDRTRTNVDHIHAIGDVAGEPMLAHVASKEGQVAAEVIAGEPAALDYQAVPAAVFTDPEIGTVGMTEEEADEEGFEPVVGKFPFNASGRALTTGHADGFVRIVADEPSGFLLGAQIVGPEASELVAEMGLAIEMGATLEDVAATIHTHPTLSEAVMEAAENALGHAIHTLNR; encoded by the coding sequence ATGGTCGTCGGAGACATCTCGACGGGAACGGACGTACTGGTTATCGGCGCGGGACCGGGCGGCTACGTCGCCGCGATTCGCGCGGGGCAGTTGGACTTGGACGTGACGCTCGTGGAGAAAGACGCCTACGGCGGAACGTGTCTGAACTACGGGTGTATCCCCTCGAAGGCGATGATTACCGCCTCGGACCTCGCTCACGAGGCGGGCCACGCCGAGGAGATGGGCATCTACGCCGACCCCGAGGTCGAGATGGACGAGATGGTCGGCTGGAAGGACGGCGTCGTGGACCAGTTGACCGGCGGCGTGGAAAAGCTCGCCAAGGCCAACGGCGTCGAACTGATGGAGGGCCGCGCGGAGTTCGCCGACGAGAACAAGGCCCGAGTCGTCCACGGCGGCGAGGGACAGGGGTCCGAGACCGTCGAGTTCGAACACGCCATCGTTTCGACTGGAAGTCGCCCCATCGAGGTGCCGGGCTTCGACTTCGGCGACGACCCGGTACTCGACTCCCGGCAGGCGCTCGCGCTGGACGAAGTTCCGGAGAGCCTCGTCATCGTCGGCGCGGGCTACATCGGCATGGAACTGGCGGGCGTGTTCGCCAAGTTGGGGACCGACGTGACCGTCGTCGAGATGCTCGACTCGGTGCTGCCGGGCTACGAGGAGGACCTCGCCCGCCCCGTCAAGCAGAAAGCCGAGGAGTTGGACATCGACTTCCACTTCGGCGAGGCCGCCAGCGAGTGGGAGGAGTCCGGCGACGGCATCACCGTGATGACCGAGGACGAGGAGGGAACCGTCTCGGAGTTCGGTGCCGAGAAGGTGCTGGTCGCGGTCGGTCGCGAACCCGTCACCGACACGCTCGAACTCGACAACGCGGGCGTCGAGACCGACGAGAACGGCTTCGTGCCGACCGACGACCGCACGCGGACGAACGTGGACCACATCCACGCTATCGGCGACGTGGCGGGCGAACCGATGCTCGCGCACGTCGCCAGCAAGGAAGGGCAGGTCGCCGCGGAGGTCATCGCCGGTGAACCCGCCGCGCTCGACTATCAGGCGGTCCCCGCGGCCGTGTTCACCGACCCCGAAATCGGCACGGTCGGCATGACCGAGGAGGAAGCCGACGAGGAGGGCTTCGAGCCGGTCGTCGGCAAGTTCCCGTTCAACGCCTCGGGACGCGCGCTCACGACGGGCCACGCCGACGGCTTCGTCCGCATCGTCGCCGACGAGCCGAGCGGGTTCCTGCTCGGTGCCCAAATCGTCGGGCCGGAGGCCTCCGAACTCGTCGCGGAGATGGGGCTGGCCATCGAGATGGGCGCGACGCTCGAAGACGTGGCCGCGACGATTCACACCCACCCGACCTTGAGCGAGGCCGTGATGGAGGCCGCCGAGAACGCGCTGGGGCACGCGATTCACACCCTGAATCGGTGA
- a CDS encoding UPF0175 family protein has translation MASERKNARGGDSSDLAETIGLYALGEISLGKAAERTGVTRWEMRDILREAGVELRLGPQSEEELESEVDVALDLE, from the coding sequence ATGGCCTCGGAACGGAAGAACGCCCGCGGCGGAGATTCGAGTGACCTCGCCGAGACTATCGGCCTGTACGCGCTCGGCGAAATCAGCCTCGGAAAAGCCGCCGAGCGGACCGGTGTCACTCGCTGGGAGATGAGGGACATCCTCCGAGAGGCGGGTGTAGAACTACGACTCGGCCCGCAGAGCGAAGAGGAGTTGGAGAGTGAAGTCGATGTCGCGCTGGACCTCGAATGA
- the ilvA gene encoding threonine ammonia-lyase, translating to MTEVSLRDVEAARERFDESVVQRTEIERSRSLSELTGAAVHLKMEHLQRTGSFKTRGAYNKLQQVADRGGVSRVVAASAGNHAQGVALAATKTGIDSTIVMPENAPQAKVEATRGYGADVELRGEDFRAAMAYAQSLTEADDTEFVHAYDDPAIVAGQGTIGLEIHEQLPEVDTVVVPIGGGGLIGGASAALAELDPDVRVVGVQAEEAATVPESLDKGIPASIDSPKTIADGIATGSISELTLGLIEEYVDEVVTVTDDEIARAELLLLERAKQLVEAAGASSVAALLAEDLDVSGETVVPVLSGGNIDISMLQTVLTQALTERSQLLRLRVRIEDEPGEMTTLSGIIADTGANIRTVRHDRAVDDLRVGEAYLVFQVVTSGTGHAENIMAKVRDAGYEVERVA from the coding sequence ATGACCGAAGTGAGCCTGCGCGACGTGGAGGCGGCACGCGAGCGATTCGACGAGTCGGTCGTCCAGCGGACCGAAATCGAGCGCAGTCGGTCGCTGAGCGAGTTGACCGGCGCGGCGGTCCACCTCAAGATGGAACACCTCCAGCGCACGGGGTCGTTCAAGACCCGAGGAGCGTACAACAAACTCCAGCAGGTCGCCGACCGCGGCGGCGTCTCGCGCGTCGTGGCCGCGAGCGCGGGCAACCACGCCCAAGGCGTCGCACTGGCCGCGACCAAGACCGGCATCGACTCGACCATCGTCATGCCCGAGAACGCGCCGCAGGCGAAAGTCGAGGCCACCAGAGGGTACGGCGCGGACGTGGAGTTGCGTGGCGAGGACTTCCGGGCCGCGATGGCGTACGCCCAGTCGCTGACCGAGGCCGACGACACCGAGTTCGTCCACGCCTACGACGACCCGGCCATCGTCGCGGGGCAGGGCACCATCGGCCTCGAAATCCACGAGCAGTTGCCCGAGGTGGACACCGTGGTCGTGCCCATCGGCGGCGGCGGATTGATTGGCGGTGCTAGCGCCGCACTGGCCGAACTCGACCCCGACGTTCGCGTCGTCGGCGTGCAGGCCGAGGAGGCCGCGACGGTCCCCGAGAGCCTCGACAAGGGGATTCCGGCGTCCATCGACTCGCCGAAGACCATCGCCGACGGCATCGCCACCGGGAGCATCTCGGAGTTGACGCTCGGTCTCATCGAGGAGTACGTGGACGAGGTGGTCACGGTGACCGACGACGAAATCGCCCGCGCGGAACTGTTGTTGCTGGAGCGCGCCAAGCAGTTGGTCGAGGCGGCCGGGGCCTCGTCGGTGGCGGCGCTCCTTGCCGAGGATTTGGACGTGTCCGGCGAGACGGTCGTCCCCGTCCTCTCGGGGGGCAACATCGACATCTCGATGCTCCAGACAGTCCTCACGCAGGCGCTGACCGAGCGCAGTCAACTCCTCCGGCTCCGGGTTCGCATCGAGGACGAACCCGGCGAGATGACGACCCTCTCGGGCATCATCGCCGACACGGGCGCGAACATCCGGACGGTCCGCCACGACCGCGCGGTGGACGACCTGCGCGTCGGCGAGGCGTACCTCGTCTTTCAGGTCGTCACGAGCGGGACCGGCCACGCCGAGAACATCATGGCGAAGGTTCGGGACGCGGGGTACGAGGTCGAACGAGTGGCGTAG
- a CDS encoding dihydrolipoamide acetyltransferase family protein yields MVREFKLPDVGEGVAEGEIVSWLVEEGDPVTEDQAVAEVETDKAIVEVPSPVNGTVREIIPEEGEVVEVGSVIITFDVEGEEAEPADETATESAQSDEPTESQTETAEEPEVSADDSGEVSTGEGRVFAAPSARRLARELGVDIASVDGSGPSGRVTERDVRQAAESSGTDDGTDEPSAQSGGDPSAQSGGDPSAQSGGATSGPGPADDDMSGKSGGATSGPAPGSVESADRERTLAAPATRRVAEEQGVDLNAVPASEQRDGEAFVTSEAVMQYAEAQRQAQQSQAETAAATPEGERVERIQYKGVRKTIGDAMSRSKYTSPHVTHHDTAVVEQLVDTRERLKPKAEEQGIRLTYMPFVMKAVVAALKQHPKLNAELDEEAGEILRKNYYNVGVATATDAGLMVPVVDDIDQKGLLQISSEVNEVVQKARDRSISRDELQGSTFSVTNFGAIGGEYATPILNYPEAAILGIGELKQRPVVEDGEVVAKHTLPISLSIDHRIVDGADAAAFANTFIEYVENPELLLLE; encoded by the coding sequence ATGGTACGAGAATTCAAACTGCCCGACGTGGGCGAGGGCGTCGCCGAGGGCGAAATCGTCAGTTGGCTGGTCGAGGAGGGCGACCCGGTCACGGAGGACCAAGCGGTCGCCGAGGTCGAGACCGACAAGGCAATCGTGGAGGTCCCGTCGCCGGTCAACGGCACGGTCCGCGAGATAATCCCCGAAGAGGGCGAAGTCGTGGAAGTCGGGTCGGTCATCATCACCTTCGACGTGGAGGGCGAGGAGGCCGAACCCGCCGACGAGACCGCGACCGAGAGCGCCCAGTCCGACGAGCCGACCGAATCCCAGACCGAGACCGCCGAGGAACCCGAAGTCTCCGCCGACGACTCCGGCGAGGTTTCGACCGGCGAGGGCCGCGTGTTCGCTGCGCCGAGCGCGCGCCGCCTCGCTCGCGAACTCGGCGTGGACATCGCGTCCGTCGATGGGTCCGGCCCGAGCGGTCGCGTGACCGAACGGGACGTGCGCCAAGCCGCCGAGTCGTCGGGCACCGACGACGGGACGGACGAACCGTCGGCCCAATCCGGCGGAGACCCATCCGCCCAATCCGGCGGAGACCCATCCGCCCAATCCGGCGGCGCGACGAGCGGCCCCGGCCCCGCGGACGACGACATGTCCGGCAAGTCCGGCGGTGCGACGAGCGGCCCGGCACCGGGGTCGGTCGAGTCGGCCGACCGCGAGCGGACGCTGGCCGCGCCCGCGACCCGGCGCGTCGCCGAGGAACAGGGCGTGGACCTGAACGCGGTCCCCGCCAGCGAACAGCGCGACGGCGAGGCGTTCGTCACCAGCGAGGCCGTGATGCAGTACGCCGAGGCCCAGCGACAGGCCCAGCAGTCCCAAGCCGAGACCGCGGCCGCGACGCCCGAGGGCGAGCGCGTCGAGCGCATCCAGTACAAGGGCGTCCGCAAGACCATCGGCGACGCGATGTCCCGGTCGAAGTACACCTCGCCCCACGTCACGCACCACGACACCGCGGTCGTGGAGCAACTCGTGGACACCCGTGAACGGCTCAAGCCGAAGGCCGAGGAGCAGGGCATTCGGCTGACCTACATGCCGTTCGTCATGAAGGCGGTCGTCGCCGCGCTCAAACAGCACCCCAAGCTGAACGCCGAGTTGGACGAGGAGGCCGGTGAAATCCTCCGGAAGAACTACTACAACGTCGGCGTGGCGACCGCGACCGACGCCGGACTGATGGTCCCGGTCGTGGACGACATCGACCAGAAAGGTCTCCTGCAAATCTCCAGTGAGGTCAACGAGGTCGTCCAGAAGGCCCGCGACCGCTCCATCTCGCGCGACGAGTTGCAGGGTTCGACGTTCAGCGTCACGAACTTCGGTGCCATCGGCGGCGAGTACGCGACGCCAATCCTCAACTACCCCGAGGCGGCCATCCTCGGCATCGGCGAACTGAAACAGCGCCCCGTCGTCGAAGACGGCGAGGTCGTCGCGAAACACACCCTGCCCATCTCGCTGTCCATCGACCACCGCATCGTGGACGGCGCAGACGCCGCGGCGTTCGCCAACACGTTCATCGAGTACGTCGAGAACCCCGAACTCCTCCTGTTGGAGTAA